Proteins from a genomic interval of Helicoverpa armigera isolate CAAS_96S chromosome 9, ASM3070526v1, whole genome shotgun sequence:
- the LOC110369687 gene encoding dynein axonemal intermediate chain 4 — MIAPAANPSSHSILSQTTKNVKLAPQALPKRLVYRVILNGVNATPEDINDPAFSTMEETSTHAAYVYKCYSKSETGLRSKSMTYGWTVYATTINLDDIKIDHTLDTEEGLVSENAELSKAPSAYIFSKMSDPSSYPSEITITLKETETIFLFSIPSICCDKDTSEGKAVEEENVRYEYITTGKGKNRKKLCQSTQTKETITQTRHTLAMRPQKKNAIVFASVWDMYDTYAKIAVTKEEHEEKDEMVMYQSAAPHLLRQKKKKVQEVDTTPGKTFLEIAQIPQYLDAVLLTDRVLASLKYGTSQKRFRGLISMDPLSLDLVYVYTLRALWTYECEETYNKPISSIAFNHKYPHICAISHGKFAYADECQGMVSVWCFKNPCKPERLYTFDVSVTSVGFSTKNPSWLACGFSNGDVIIIDIQSYTKKIIASSKRDTNPCFEPIWVVTWRSLENDNEYVMITCQDGRIRKLHTTKTYKFVSAPMMRISVVEGNVRGLVTTKTCLKVDVPITRYPAVLCMIWHPTIDHCYLVGTDEGCIHKCSTHYLNQHMDVFRAHEGPVNDICMSPFMNELLASCGADNAIRLWFEGLEDAIMTLNCQSAVTGITFCPINATILISASGQALSVWDLRRKIHMPCAEYTFPGNVTLTYVQFEASGHNVFVGDTLGRLHTFHLEDTPIPPYNQTKMLDEAIRKALCTRPHMIKQLDKLMRSKDLKSKSDK, encoded by the coding sequence ATGATTGCTCCAGCAGCAAATCCTTCATCTCACAGCATACTCTCCCAAACTACAAAGAATGTGAAGCTCGCTCCACAAGCGTTGCCTAAGCGGCTGGTGTACCGAGTGATTCTCAACGGCGTGAACGCCACCCCAGAAGATATCAACGACCCAGCGTTCTCCACCATGGAAGAAACGTCCACACACGCTGCGTATGTATACAAATGTTATTCCAAAAGCGAAACAGGTCTTCGATCAAAATCCATGACATACGGCTGGACGGTTTATGCCACCACTATCAACCTTGACGACATAAAAATCGATCACACACTCGACACTGAGGAAGGATTAGTGTCTGAGAACGCCGAGCTCTCTAAAGCGCCGTCcgcatatattttttctaaaatgaGCGATCCATCGTCCTATCCGTCAGAAATAACCATCACACTCAAGGAAACTGAAACCATTTTCTTATTTTCGATACCAAGTATATGTTGCGACAAAGATACTTCCGAAGGGAAAGCAGTTGAAGAAGAAAATGTACGTTATGAGTACATTACGACTGGAAAAgggaaaaacagaaaaaaactttGTCAATCAACTCAAACTAAAGAAACTATTACGCAGACCAGACATACTCTTGCTATGAGACCGCAAAAGAAGAACGCCATAGTATTTGCCTCCGTGTGGGACATGTACGATACTTATGCGAAAATTGCCGTTACCAAGGAAGAGCACGAAGAAAAGGATGAGATGGTGATGTACCAATCCGCTGCACCTCACTTGTTACggcagaaaaagaaaaaagttcaaGAAGTCGATACAACGCCAGGGAAAACTTTCCTGGAAATTGCACAGATTCCGCAATATTTAGATGCGGTGCTGCTGACAGATCGAGTATTGGCATCCTTAAAATATGGAACTTCGCAGAAAAGATTTCGAGGACTCATCAGCATGGATCCACTGTCATTAGACTTAGTATATGTTTACACACTTCGCGCTTTGTGGACTTACGAATGCGAGGAAACCTATAACAAACCTATTTCGAGCATAGCTTTTAATCATAAGTATCCGCACATATGCGCAATATCTCATGGAAAGTTTGCTTACGCCGATGAATGTCAAGGAATGGTCAGTGTTTGGTGTTTCAAGAACCCATGCAAGCCCGAAAGACTTTACACTTTCGATGTGTCAGTCACCTCCGTGGGTTTCTCTACAAAGAATCCTAGCTGGCTAGCTTGTGGGTTCAGTAACGGTGatgtaataataatagatattcagtcgtacacaaaaaaaatcatagcTAGCAGCAAACGTGACACAAACCCTTGTTTCGAGCCGATTTGGGTAGTAACTTGGCGCTCCCTAGAAAATGACAATGAGTACGTAATGATAACATGCCAGGACGGGAGGATCCGTAAACTGCATACCACGAAAACTTACAAATTTGTCAGTGCACCCATGATGCGAATTAGTGTGGTCGAGGGAAATGTGAGGGGTCTAGTAACAACCAAGACATGTTTAAAAGTCGACGTTCCTATCACTCGGTACCCCGCTGTGTTGTGCATGATATGGCATCCGACGATAGATCACTGCTACCTGGTCGGCACTGACGaaggctgcatacacaaatgtTCTACTCACTATCTGAATCAGCATATGGACGTGTTCCGCGCTCACGAAGGACCAGTAAACGACATCTGTATGTCACCTTTCATGAATGAATTGTTAGCCTCCTGCGGCGCAGACAATGCGATTCGCCTCTGGTTTGAAGGGTTGGAAGATGCTATAATGACGTTGAATTGTCAAAGCGCAGTGACCGGAATAACTTTTTGTCCAATAAATGCAACGATCCTGATTTCAGCGAGTGGCCAGGCGTTGTCAGTTTGGGATCTTCGACGTAAAATTCATATGCCGTGTGCGGAGTACACGTTCCCGGGCAATGTGACGTTGACGTACGTTCAGTTTGAAGCGTCTGGTCACAACGTGTTCGTGGGGGACACGCTGGGCAGGCTGCACACCTTCCACTTGGAAGACACGCCGATCCCGCCGTACAATCAGACCAAAATGCTAGACGAAGCAATAAGGAAAGCTCTGTGCACCAGACCGCATATGATAAAGCAACTTGATAAGCTTATGAGATCCAAGGATCTTAAGTCTAAGTCAGACAAGTAA
- the LOC110369731 gene encoding glutamine synthetase 1, mitochondrial: MEIFIKKSISLLRPSPRKTFVIHRRPLMAHNINHILSKKVLDRYLRLPLPCNKIIATYIWIDGSGINMRCKDRVLDCVPYSPDAAPCWFFDGCFTGQASKDSTDAMLRPAAVYRDPFRADPHVLILCDVFLGDGKKPAATNHRVFCNELCEIHRDEEPWFGMEQECTMLDVDGWGLGWPKGGGFPAKKYQYSYCGVGAKYIAGRDVMESHAKACLFAGVDFMGSNAEVMNACWEWQIGTTFGIKAADDLWMSRFIMNRVAEDYGVDITYHPKPFGHLHPGVGMHHNFSTKRMRADGGYAFIEECIKKLEKNHKKHMKVYGNDESTNRMRLMGKFDTSAFDKFSWGIANRNASIRLQRGIKKKGKGFMEDRRPGGDSDPYLVCGLLLETCLGRTSGACGKKESKKKC; the protein is encoded by the coding sequence atggaaatttttatcaaaaaaagtaTTTCGCTACTTCGACCATCTCccagaaaaacttttgttatacATAGAAGACCATTGATGGCACATAACATTAATCATATTCTCAGCAAAAAGGTTTTGGATCGTTATTTAAGACTTCCTTTgccatgtaataaaataatagcaacATACATTTGGATCGACGGTTCTGGCATTAATATGAGGTGCAAGGATCGCGTCCTGGATTGCGTTCCATACAGCCCAGATGCTGCACCATGTTGGTTTTTCGACGGCTGTTTCACGGGTCAAGCCTCGAAGGATAGCACTGATGCGATGCTGAGGCCCGCCGCTGTATACAGGGATCCGTTCCGAGCTGATCCACACGTTCTGATTTTATGTGATGTGTTCCTAGGGGATGGGAAAAAGCCAGCTGCAACAAATCACAGAGTTTTCTGTAATGAATTATGTGAAATACATAGAGACGAGGAACCGTGGTTTGGTATGGAGCAAGAGTGCACCATGTTGGATGTAGATGGATGGGGCTTGGGTTGGCCTAAGGGAGGTGGTTTTCCTGCAAAGAAATATCAGTATTCATATTGTGGTGTAGGAGCAAAATACATAGCAGGAAGGGATGTGATGGAATCCCACGCGAAAGCGTGTCTTTTCGCTGGTGTTGATTTTATGGGGAGTAATGCGGAAGTGATGAACGCTTGTTGGGAGTGGCAGATTGGCACTACGTTCGGTATAAAGGCTGCTGATGATTTGTGGATGTCTCGATTTATAATGAATCGTGTTGCTGAGGATTACGGTGTTGATATAACTTATCATCCTAAACCCTTTGGTCATTTACATCCTGGGGTCGGCATGCACCACAACTTTAGCACGAAGAGGATGCGAGCAGACGGCGGGTACGCCTTTATTGAAGAGTGcataaaaaaattagaaaaaaaccaTAAGAAGCACATGAAAGTGTACGGAAATGATGAATCGACTAACAGAATGCGATTAATGGGAAAATTTGATACCTCAGCATTTGATAAATTTTCATGGGGCATCGCTAATCGAAACGCTTCCATCCGCCTTCAAAGAGGTATAAAAAAGAAAGGCAAAGGATTTATGGAGGACAGGCGACCAGGTGGTGACTCTGACCCTTACCTTGTGTGTGGACTATTGTTAGAAACATGTCTAGGGAGGACTAGCGGTGCTTGTGGAAAGaaggaaagtaaaaaaaagtgttGA
- the LOC110369709 gene encoding SERPINE1 mRNA-binding protein 1, translating into MENSYGVGVVNRYALFLDDESDPLDALKAREQAKELKKKTKEAEKENKGKPETKPKGGAPATRKGIKETQNVKSQENRSGEQQKAKGPARPNERNTERPPPRRREDRPQNGAVENKEGAPRPPRREFGDRRPNYERRNFSDNPDGAERRGPRPPREPRDGPRGPRPYDNRGKREFDRRSGSDKTGVKPVDKREGAGPHNWGTLKDEIDELNKTGSEGEVAEEKVADAAGAGAGDGQQPEAERAAAPTEEEPRELTLDEYKALRNAQRTQPQYNLRKAGEGEDLSQWKNLVMLEKKKEGERGEDDDSDDEFDMADYPQRVGRQKRVLGIEFTFNDTARRGGTGGRGRGRGRGRGRGPPREPEVVEERPPLRAQAAPPKVDDSKDFPSLG; encoded by the coding sequence ATGGAGAATTCCTACGGTGTGGGGGTTGTTAACAGATACGCTCTTTTCTTGGACGATGAGTCCGATCCTCTTGATGCGTTAAAAGCGCGAGAGCAAGCGAAGGAGCTCAAAAAGAAGACCAAAGAAGCCGAAAAGGAGAACAAGGGCAAACCTGAGACCAAACCTAAAGGTGGCGCTCCCGCTACCAGGAAGGGAATCAAGGAAACCCAAAATGTTAAGTCTCAAGAAAACAGGAGCGGTGAGCAACAGAAGGCCAAAGGTCCTGCCAGACCTAACGAGCGTAACACCGAACGTCCACCTCCGCGTCGCCGTGAGGATCGGCCGCAGAACGGTGCCGTTGAGAACAAGGAGGGAGCTCCTCGACCACCTCGCCGCGAGTTCGGCGACCGCAGGCCTAATTACGAGCGCCGCAACTTCAGCGACAATCCTGATGGAGCTGAGCGCCGTGGGCCGAGGCCACCGCGTGAACCTCGCGACGGACCGCGCGGGCCGCGTCCGTACGACAATAGAGGCAAGCGCGAGTTTGACAGGAGATCCGGCTCGGACAAGACTGGTGTGAAGCCGGTTGACAAGCGTGAGGGCGCCGGCCCTCATAACTGGGGCACTCTCAAGGACGAGATTGACGAGCTCAACAAGACCGGATCCGAAGGTGAGGTAGCTGAGGAGAAAGTGGCTGATGCTGCTGGTGCCGGCGCCGGCGACGGACAGCAGCCCGAGGCTGAGCGCGCCGCCGCTCCCACCGAAGAGGAACCGCGCGAACTCACGCTCGACGAGTATAAGGCGCTCCGAAATGCCCAGCGCACGCAACCGCAGTACAACTTGCGAAAGGCCGGTGAGGGTGAGGACTTGAGCCAGTGGAAGAACctggtcatgctcgagaagaaGAAGGAAGGCGAAAGAGGTGAGGACGATGACAGCGATGACGAGTTCGACATGGCCGACTACCCGCAGCGCGTGGGCCGCCAAAAGCGTGTGCTCGGCATCGAGTTCACGTTCAACGACACGGCCCGGCGCGGCGGTaccggcgggcgcgggcgcggacGCGGTCGCGGCCGGGGCCGAGGCCCGCCGCGCGAGCCCGAGGTTGTGGAGGAGCGCCCGCCGCTGCGTGC
- the LOC110369695 gene encoding DNA-directed RNA polymerase III subunit RPC9, whose translation METIKANAAFLCNFEVMQILQQLKDSTQKKHKREGSLATVTYETVHYLQDTDCKKQTAQSIQSFLEAMKKFKLTKTEKLMMVNTPPRTELEIQLIVQESEERLSEDEVRQIIELVNEFLPPNDSI comes from the exons ATGGAGAC AATTAAAGCAAATGCAGCATTCTTGTGTAATTTCGAAGTGATGCAAATATTACAGCAACTGAAAGATAGTACACAGAAGAAACACAAACGAGAAGGATCATTAGCCACTGTCACATATGAG acagTACACTACCTTCAAGACACAGACTGTAAAAAACAAACTGCACAGTCTATACAGAGCTTTCTAGAAGCCATGAAGAAGTTCAAATTAACAAAGACTGAGAAACTGATGATGGTCAACACACCACCAAGAACAGAGCTGGAGATTCAGTTG ATTGTTCAAGAAAGCGAGGAGCGTCTATCAGAAGATGAAGTCCGTCAAATTATCGAGCTAGTCAATGAGTTCCTGCCACCGAATGATAGCATTTGA
- the LOC110369690 gene encoding glutamine synthetase 1, mitochondrial encodes MIRRIRSKFILERNVNKVVSITPSVIKRHNFSQETFSTGLHRIKTPMNAYYNHFTSLKLPDNKVFATYVWIDGSGITLRSKDRVLNEVPTDLSMVPKWNFDGSSTGQAHTDNSDTVLLPVAIYSDPLRQCPHVIVLCETYYGDGSPTPTNHRATCAETLSKISDQEPWFGIEQEYTLFDSDLWPLGWPKVRGYPVTKAKYSYCGVGEHVAGRDLVECHARACVYAGMDFCGSNAEVMMGSWEYQVGTTAGIKAADDLWVGRYLLTTIAEMFGIIVSFHPKPMGTNQPGIGCHHNFSTKKMRDDGGLEEIERVCDVLCQKHETYMKHYGLGDSEENRKRLTGKFETASYENFRWGVADRGASIRLQRSVQEEKKGFLEDRRPAGDCDPYRVCALLAEACI; translated from the coding sequence atGATACGGCGCATAAGGTCAAAATTTATTTTGGAACGAAATGTTAATAAAGTGGTTTCGATAACTCCGAGCGTTATCAAAAGACACAATTTCAGCCAAGAAACGTTCTCGACTGGtttgcataggattaaaacacCAATGAATGCATACTACAACCATTTCACAAGTTTGAAATTACCAGATAATAAGGTATTTGCCACATATGTTTGGATAGATGGCAGTGGTATTACTTTACGTAGCAAAGATCGTGTATTGAATGAAGTACCGACTGATTTAAGCATGGTCCCGAAATGGAACTTTGATGGAAGTTCAACAGGCCAAGCTCATACTGACAACTCAGATACTGTATTACTACCAGTCGCTATATATTCAGACCCCCTTCGGCAATGCCCTCACGTTATTGTACTATGTGAAACTTATTATGGCGATGGAAGCCCTACTCCTACAAATCATAGAGCTACTTGTGCAGAAACTCTTAGCAAAATCTCAGATCAAGAGCCTTGGTTTGGGATAGAACAAGAATATACGTTATTTGATTCTGATCTATGGCCTTTGGGATGGCCTAAAGTTCGTGGATATCCCGTTACGAAAGCCAAATACTCTTACTGCGGTGTGGGTGAACATGTCGCAGGAAGAGATTTGGTAGAATGTCACGCTAGGGCTTGCGTGTATGCTGGTATGGATTTCTGTGGTTCAAATGCAGAAGTCATGATGGGATCTTGGGAATACCAAGTAGGAACAACGGCGGGGATAAAAGCTGCCGATGATTTATGGGTCGGACGATATTTGCTAACAACGATTGCTGAAATGTTTGGAATTATAGTAAGCTTTCACCCGAAACCTATGGGAACGAATCAGCCTGGCATTGGCTGCCATCATAACTTTAGTACAAAGAAAATGCGAGATGACGGAGGCTTAGAAGAAATTGAAAGAGTTTGTGATGTATTGTGTCAGAAACATGAAACATACATGAAACATTACGGACTTGGAGACAGTGAAGAGAATCGAAAAAGACTGACTGGAAAATTCGAAACTGCTTCATATGAAAATTTCCGATGGGGTGTTGCTGATCGAGGCGCTTCCATTAGATTACAAAGAAGTGTTCAGGAAGAGAAGAAAGGCTTTTTAGAAGATCGGCGACCTGCTGGTGACTGTGACCCGTACAGGGTGTGCGCTCTTCTAGCTGAGGCGTGTATTTGA
- the LOC110369693 gene encoding uncharacterized protein LOC110369693 codes for MSRLILHRAVGSPPARSVMMLSEILGLKMEYNDVKILQNEQKSPEFKKLNPMGTVPVLQDGDFVLSESHAIMKYMVSKYGGDKSESLYPSDLRTRAIVDQCMFFNAGVFFRALGNAAMSSFTGLEKPTAQHIADIESSFSVVDAYLQGRPYIAADRLTLADLAAGATATSIQVFRKVDADKFPRCADWLSRLGEEQVFKTVMAPGAEYFHKLMHAIWEKNKKKTQKLDASPPACAVRMVADIIGLQLDFKDPDIQKMEHKSAEYLMTMAPLLYKLDASPPACAVRMVADIIGLQLDFKDPDIQKMEHKSPEYLMLNPQGTIPVLVDGDFILSDSHAIMIYLLSKYGGDKSESLYPSDPRTRAIVNQVMFFDTGIFFVRIKVVALPTIMEGMKAATEKHLRDLEEAYGMLEAYLSRNKYVAADHITIADLSVAGTLGAAQAILPLNAEKFPKTAKWYAAMQEETFFKNIATPGIAKFNAAMQYYWKKNNAQ; via the exons ATGTCCCGTCTGATCCTACACCGCGCGGTGGGCAGTCCACCAGCCCGGTCTGTGATGATGCTTAGCGAAATCCTGGGCCTGAAGATGGAGTACAATGATGTCAAGATACTGCAGAATGAGCAGAAGTCTCCTGAGTTTAAGAAG TTAAATCCTATGGGTACAGTGCCCGTGCTCCAAGACGGTGACTTCGTTTTATCTGAAAG CCACGCCATAATGAAGTATATGGTATCTAAGTACGGTGGCGACAAGAGTGAGTCGCTGTACCCGAGCGACCTGCGCACGCGCGCTATAGTGGACCAGTGCATGTTCTTCAATGCCGGAGTTTTCTTCAGGGCGCTAGGAAATGCTGCT ATGTCATCATTCACCGGCCTAGAGAAGCCGACAGCGCAACACATAGCCGACATAGAGTCGTCGTTCTCTGTAGTGGACGCGTACTTACAGGGTAGACCGTACATAGCGGCCGATCGGCTGACGTTGGCTGATCTTGCGGCCGGAGCCACGGCTACTAGCATACAAGTGTTCCGTAAAGTGGATGCTGATAA GTTCCCTCGTTGCGCCGACTGGCTATCACGATTAGGAGAGGAACAAGTCTTCAAAACTGTCATGGCGCCGGGAGCAGAATACTTCCACAAATTAATGCACGCTATATGGGagaaaaataagaagaaaactcaaaaa TTGGACGCGAGTCCGCCGGCTTGCGCAGTGCGGATGGTGGCTGACATCATCGGACTGCAGCTCGACTTCAAGGACCCGGACATACAGAAGATGGAGCACAAGTCTGCTGAATATTTGATg ACAATGGCTCCTTTACTGTACAAGTTGGACGCGAGTCCCCCGGCTTGCGCAGTGCGTATGGTGGCCGACATCATCGGACTGCAGCTCGACTTCAAGGACCCTGACATACAGAAGATGGAGCACAAGTCGCCTGAATATTTGATG ttGAACCCTCAGGGCACTATTCCTGTTCTGGTGGATGGCGACTTTATTCTATCTGACAG CCACGCAATAATGATCTACTTACTATCTAAGTACGGTGGAGACAAGAGTGAGTCGCTGTACCCGAGCGACCCGCGTACTCGCGCTATAGTGAATCAAGTCATGTTCTTCGATACTGGCATCTTTTTCGTCAGGATTAAAGTTGTTGCT CTCCCCACAATAATGGAAGGCATGAAAGCCGCAACAGAGAAGCACCTCCGAGACTTAGAAGAGGCCTACGGCATGCTGGAGGCCTATTTGTCTCGCAACAAGTATGTGGCGGCCGACCATATTACTATTGCTGATTTGTCTGTGGCGGGAACTCTTGGAGCTGCACAGGCCATTCTCCCTTTGAATGCggaaaa GTTCCCTAAGACGGCAAAATGGTACGCTGCTATGCAAGAGGAGACTTTCTTCAAAAACATCGCGACTCCCGGTATAGCGAAGTTCAACGCGGCCATGCAATATTACTGGAAGAAAAATAATGctcaataa